In Rutidosis leptorrhynchoides isolate AG116_Rl617_1_P2 unplaced genomic scaffold, CSIRO_AGI_Rlap_v1 contig380, whole genome shotgun sequence, a genomic segment contains:
- the LOC139883300 gene encoding uncharacterized protein At4g28440-like, producing MATTEGRTQDNVSKPNQQPSGLRKPVFVKVEQLKPGTGGHTLTVKVVSSTTVVQKSRSVAHNLRATKIAECVVGDDTGCIIFTARNDQVDLMKEGATVILRNAKIDMFKGSMRLAVDKWGRVEVTEPADFVVKEDNNLSLVEYELVTVPEQ from the exons ATGGCGACAACAGAAGGACGAACTCAGGACAACGTATCGAAGCCGAATCAACAACCATCGGGACTGAGGAAGCCGGTCTTCGTTAAAGTGGAGCAGCTGAAACCTGGCACCGGTGGACACaccttgactgttaaggtcgtttcatCCACCACCGTCGTCCAGAAATCTCGATCGGTCGCTCACAACCTCCGCGCCACTAAGATCGCCGAGTGCGTCGTCGGCGACGACACTGGTTGCATCATTTTCACCGCTCGTAACGATCAAG TTGATTTGATGAAGGAAGGAGCAACCGTAATCCTCCGTAATGCGAAGATTGACATGTTTAAGGGTTCCATGAGGTTAGCAGTGGACAAATGGGGTCGTGTTGAAGTCACTGAGCCTGCCGATTTCGTTGTCAAGGAAGATAACAATCTCTCTCTCGTTGAGTATGAGCTGGTAACCGTCCCAGAACAGTAG